From the genome of Nitrosomonas sp., one region includes:
- a CDS encoding LysR family transcriptional regulator, translating into MLHLTLRQLKVFETVARHLSFSRAAEELYLTQPAVSMQIKQLEENVSLPLFEQMGKQIYLTEAGNELFRYSRDILQRLSDLEVTLDELKGMERGKLNIAVVTTANYFAPHLLAKFCQRFNNVTVSLNVSNRETILKQLDDNAIDLAIMGQPPENLDITNQSFMENPLVVVAPPDHPLSKKHNITVKRLAQEVFLVREPGSGTRSAMERFFKQHGVRINTGMETDTTEAIKQAVQAGMGLGIMSQHTAELELETGRLKILDVQGFPIVRYWHVVIRKNKRLSAVAQAFRDFLLQEAAGLVHQPEKS; encoded by the coding sequence ATGCTGCATCTTACGTTACGACAACTGAAAGTATTTGAGACGGTCGCCCGCCATTTAAGTTTTTCCCGCGCTGCGGAAGAGCTGTATTTAACCCAACCAGCTGTTTCCATGCAGATAAAACAACTGGAAGAGAATGTAAGTTTGCCCCTATTTGAGCAAATGGGCAAGCAAATTTATTTGACCGAAGCCGGGAATGAACTGTTCCGGTATAGCCGTGATATTTTACAACGGCTATCGGACCTTGAAGTGACGCTCGATGAACTCAAAGGCATGGAACGCGGCAAATTAAACATCGCGGTTGTAACCACCGCCAATTATTTTGCACCGCATTTGCTGGCAAAATTTTGCCAGCGTTTCAACAATGTTACCGTCAGTTTGAATGTGTCCAATCGCGAGACGATACTCAAACAGCTCGATGATAACGCCATTGATCTGGCGATTATGGGGCAGCCGCCAGAGAATCTGGATATTACCAATCAATCGTTTATGGAAAATCCACTGGTTGTGGTCGCGCCACCGGACCATCCGCTCAGTAAGAAACACAATATTACAGTCAAAAGGCTTGCACAGGAGGTGTTTCTGGTGCGTGAACCCGGTTCAGGCACGCGCAGCGCAATGGAACGTTTTTTCAAACAACATGGCGTGCGAATCAACACCGGTATGGAAACCGATACTACCGAAGCCATCAAACAGGCTGTTCAGGCTGGGATGGGCCTTGGCATCATGTCACAGCATACTGCGGAACTCGAACTTGAAACTGGCCGGCTAAAAATTCTGGATGTACAGGGCTTTCCCATAGTGCGCTACTGGCATGTTGTCATTCGCAAAAACAAACGTCTGTCCGCAGTAGCGCAGGCATTCAGGGATTTTCTGTTGCAGGAAGCGGCCGGATTGGTGCATCAGCCCGAGAAGAGCTGA